The following coding sequences are from one Prochlorococcus sp. MIT 0604 window:
- the acsF gene encoding magnesium-protoporphyrin IX monomethyl ester (oxidative) cyclase gives MSQSTIESTNKKEVNRGKAPAKETILSPRFYTTDFEAMENMDLSINEEELEAICEEFRKDYNRHHFVRNSEFEGAAEKLDPETRELFVDFLEGSCTSEFSGFLLYKELSKRIKDKNPLLAECFAHMARDEARHAGFLNKSMSDFGLQLDLGFLTANKDYTYFPPRSIFYATYLSEKIGYWRYIAIYRHLEKNPDSKIFPLFNYFENWCQDENRHGDFFDALMKAQPRTVKSLSQKITIGGSTFTHPLFDYFHRFRYFLNNLPLTSKLWSRFFLLAVFATMYARDLGIKKDFYSSLGLDAKDYDQFVINKTNETAARVFPVVMDVYDKSFYGRLDNIVDNNKVLSDIASSDGNKISKTLKKLPIYLSNGYQLLRLYLLKPLDSKDFQPSIR, from the coding sequence ATGTCCCAATCAACTATTGAATCTACAAATAAAAAAGAAGTAAATAGAGGAAAAGCCCCAGCAAAGGAAACAATTTTGTCTCCAAGGTTTTACACAACAGACTTTGAGGCAATGGAAAATATGGATTTATCAATAAATGAAGAGGAATTAGAAGCGATATGTGAGGAATTTAGAAAAGACTACAATAGGCATCATTTTGTAAGAAATAGTGAATTTGAAGGTGCTGCTGAAAAGTTAGATCCTGAGACAAGAGAACTTTTTGTTGATTTTCTCGAAGGAAGTTGTACATCAGAATTTTCAGGTTTTTTACTTTACAAGGAGCTTAGCAAAAGGATTAAAGACAAAAACCCTCTTCTTGCTGAATGTTTTGCCCATATGGCCAGAGACGAAGCTAGACATGCAGGTTTCTTGAATAAATCTATGAGTGATTTTGGATTACAGTTAGATTTAGGTTTTTTAACAGCAAACAAGGATTACACCTATTTCCCACCAAGAAGTATTTTTTACGCTACCTATTTATCTGAAAAAATAGGCTATTGGAGATACATTGCAATTTATAGGCATCTTGAAAAAAATCCAGATAGCAAAATTTTTCCACTATTTAATTATTTTGAAAATTGGTGTCAGGATGAAAATAGACATGGGGATTTCTTTGATGCTCTGATGAAAGCACAGCCACGTACAGTTAAATCTTTAAGTCAAAAAATTACCATTGGCGGCTCTACCTTTACACACCCACTATTTGACTACTTCCATAGATTTAGATATTTTTTGAATAATCTTCCATTAACATCCAAGTTATGGTCTAGGTTTTTTCTATTAGCTGTATTTGCAACTATGTATGCAAGGGATTTGGGAATTAAAAAAGATTTCTACAGTTCACTAGGTTTAGATGCCAAAGATTACGATCAGTTTGTTATTAATAAGACAAATGAAACGGCAGCTAGAGTTTTCCCTGTAGTAATGGACGTTTATGATAAATCTTTTTATGGAAGATTAGATAACATAGTTGATAATAATAAGGTTCTTTCCGATATCGCAAGCAGTGATGGAAATAAAATATCTAAAACTCTTAAAAAATTACCTATATATTTATCAAACGGTTACCAGTTATTAAGACTATACTTATTAAAACCTCTTGATAGCAAAGATTTCCAACCCTCTATTAGATAA
- a CDS encoding DUF2996 domain-containing protein, with the protein MEENLEPNNKPTSEIFDNDTKSNSEEIKEPKSKVQDINVNNSISQNNSAPKIDLKRENSLPAENDPKIQNNSAPKVDIKNENDIPVKNIPKPKKELPIEKKPFQEFINTHLIPSLVEEINRRGLEINYINLQNTNRPIAGDKCWVINCEIKDTCNFWLSFEKDDISSSKSISLSKPNQTPSIIESFLIDEKRITLKLIISRVLQRLNGQKLIGVN; encoded by the coding sequence ATGGAAGAAAACCTAGAACCAAATAATAAACCTACTAGTGAAATATTTGACAATGATACTAAATCCAATTCTGAAGAAATAAAAGAACCTAAATCAAAAGTACAAGATATTAATGTAAATAATTCTATTTCTCAAAATAATTCTGCTCCTAAAATTGATTTAAAAAGAGAAAATTCTTTACCAGCGGAAAATGATCCTAAAATTCAAAATAATTCTGCTCCTAAAGTTGACATAAAAAATGAAAATGATATACCCGTTAAAAATATTCCAAAACCCAAAAAAGAACTCCCAATAGAGAAAAAGCCTTTCCAAGAATTTATTAATACACATTTAATTCCCTCTTTAGTAGAAGAGATTAATCGAAGAGGATTAGAAATAAATTATATAAATCTCCAAAACACCAATAGACCCATAGCAGGAGATAAATGTTGGGTTATTAATTGTGAAATTAAAGATACATGCAACTTTTGGTTATCTTTTGAAAAGGACGATATAAGCTCTTCAAAAAGTATTTCTTTATCCAAACCAAATCAAACACCTAGCATTATTGAATCATTTCTTATTGACGAAAAAAGGATAACCCTCAAATTAATCATTTCAAGAGTATTGCAGAGATTAAATGGACAAAAATTGATAGGAGTTAATTAA
- a CDS encoding RNB domain-containing ribonuclease, whose translation MFTSSSIIDNLNQAEGLEYKKLCRLLKITKKSDKDKLDIALTALEKLEIINKNENEEYSCIKDSDHLVAKIRCSSKGYCFAVRGKDKEDIYIRENLLNYAWNGDKVLVRIIKEGYRRRSPEGIVDCILERSNQILLSKVEIINNDVYAIPIDDRILSKIKLPKENEKYTFKPENKNIVKVEIDRFPIGQEEGLGHVIQELKLNNNEELDTDFVLSKSNIPKSYDLKHIESKKIEKRERIDLTEKNSYLFKSWYSVNSPMLPMIQIEQGKNKSTKLWIHTNNLAERVDLNSKKSIEILFNGFESLPLLNDWQNYLSEFIRKDSEFKLGEKNEAISLCLHLNSDNEITDWSFHLTLVKCSLIVGSNYTDELLSRKSKTRITSRILKPIKEYIDDLDKILEISSSLRQKHLLEGKVEMPAPLNKINLLEEFFIHNPAEYSKGYFESLNKEDCQTYLSPILHEANLIWFKHSNHCGLKSAGYDISKGIDYVNANEIIKYSEFIDKDIELNEDGNLSFSQVIKLCGDDNKKRILHKLLINEFKENQISLISKKLDNDESEKIFISPWTIPGFDFLNLINQYCIFNMIINGKKSKKNNINAINISDSNSLDLVNWDIFNSSISKNLDVLFNKFMIDKLNEYKYKVNQYKSNMINIKKVRKAEKLLGNIYGGFILSVQTYGFFVEISELNVEGLVHVSTLNNDWYEYRSRQNLLIGRKSKKSYKVGDAIEVKIIKVDILKYQIDLELT comes from the coding sequence ATGTTCACATCATCTTCAATAATTGATAATCTTAATCAGGCAGAAGGGTTAGAATATAAAAAATTATGCAGATTATTAAAGATAACAAAGAAATCTGATAAGGATAAATTAGATATTGCGTTAACAGCTTTAGAAAAACTTGAAATAATTAATAAAAATGAGAATGAAGAATATAGCTGCATAAAAGATAGTGATCATCTTGTCGCTAAAATAAGATGTAGTAGCAAAGGCTATTGCTTTGCTGTAAGGGGGAAAGACAAAGAAGATATTTACATTAGGGAAAATCTTCTTAATTATGCATGGAATGGAGATAAAGTTTTAGTAAGGATAATAAAAGAGGGTTATAGAAGAAGATCACCTGAAGGAATAGTTGATTGTATTCTTGAAAGATCAAATCAAATACTTCTCTCTAAAGTTGAGATAATAAATAATGATGTATATGCAATCCCAATAGATGATAGGATCCTTTCTAAAATTAAACTTCCAAAAGAGAATGAAAAATACACTTTCAAACCAGAAAATAAGAATATAGTAAAAGTAGAGATTGATAGATTTCCCATAGGTCAAGAAGAAGGACTAGGCCATGTGATACAAGAATTAAAACTAAACAATAATGAGGAATTAGATACAGACTTTGTTTTATCAAAAAGTAATATCCCTAAATCATATGATTTAAAACATATTGAATCAAAAAAAATAGAAAAAAGGGAGAGGATAGATCTAACAGAAAAAAACTCTTATTTATTCAAAAGTTGGTATTCTGTCAATTCTCCGATGCTCCCTATGATTCAAATAGAGCAAGGGAAAAATAAAAGTACTAAACTATGGATACATACAAATAATCTTGCAGAAAGAGTAGATCTAAATAGTAAAAAATCCATTGAAATATTATTCAATGGCTTCGAATCATTACCCTTATTAAATGATTGGCAAAACTACCTTAGTGAATTCATAAGAAAAGATTCTGAATTTAAATTAGGGGAAAAGAATGAGGCAATTAGCCTCTGTTTGCATTTAAATAGTGATAATGAAATAACTGATTGGTCATTTCATCTTACTTTAGTAAAATGCTCTCTTATTGTCGGAAGTAATTATACTGACGAGCTTTTATCAAGAAAAAGTAAAACAAGAATAACCTCTCGTATATTAAAACCTATAAAGGAATATATCGACGATTTAGATAAAATACTGGAAATTTCATCTTCTTTAAGACAAAAACATCTTTTGGAGGGTAAGGTTGAAATGCCTGCACCACTCAATAAAATAAATCTATTAGAAGAATTTTTTATTCACAATCCAGCTGAATATTCAAAAGGATATTTTGAATCATTAAATAAAGAAGATTGCCAAACTTACCTTTCACCAATACTACATGAAGCGAATTTAATATGGTTCAAGCATTCAAATCACTGTGGCTTAAAAAGTGCGGGCTACGACATCTCAAAGGGAATAGATTATGTTAATGCAAATGAAATAATCAAATATTCAGAATTTATTGATAAAGATATAGAGCTTAATGAAGATGGAAATTTGTCATTTAGTCAAGTAATTAAATTATGCGGTGATGATAATAAAAAAAGAATCTTACATAAACTTTTAATTAATGAATTTAAGGAAAATCAAATAAGCTTGATTTCTAAAAAGCTTGATAATGATGAATCAGAAAAAATATTTATTTCTCCATGGACAATTCCAGGATTTGACTTTCTAAATCTTATTAATCAGTACTGCATTTTTAATATGATAATAAATGGTAAGAAATCAAAGAAAAATAATATTAATGCAATCAATATATCAGACAGTAATTCATTAGACTTAGTAAATTGGGATATATTTAATTCATCAATTTCAAAAAATCTAGATGTATTATTTAACAAGTTTATGATAGATAAACTTAATGAATATAAGTACAAAGTTAACCAATATAAATCTAATATGATAAATATTAAAAAAGTAAGAAAAGCCGAAAAATTATTAGGCAATATATATGGTGGATTTATTCTATCAGTGCAAACATATGGTTTTTTTGTTGAGATATCAGAACTAAATGTAGAAGGTTTAGTACACGTAAGCACCCTAAATAATGATTGGTACGAATATAGGTCAAGGCAAAATCTATTGATTGGAAGAAAATCAAAAAAATCATATAAAGTAGGAGATGCAATAGAAGTAAAAATCATAAAAGTAGATATTCTTAAATATCAAATTGATTTAGAATTAACATAA